From one Conexivisphaerales archaeon genomic stretch:
- a CDS encoding cupredoxin domain-containing protein: MAWVIVAIVIIIIAATGIYLYSGMMKPKPTTLEVSIPAGAKTQPSGWNGSVLISNLYFNPSIIKVVIGKNNTVIWTNDDSTEHTIYTVSAPAGVTTFGNVSLQPGSTYEYTFTTPGIYKYFCNIHPWMGGEVIVESG; the protein is encoded by the coding sequence ATGGCATGGGTCATAGTAGCTATTGTAATCATCATAATAGCGGCGACAGGAATCTACCTATATTCTGGTATGATGAAACCAAAGCCTACTACACTGGAGGTATCAATACCTGCAGGGGCGAAAACACAGCCTTCCGGATGGAACGGAAGCGTGCTGATCTCTAATCTGTACTTCAATCCGTCCATAATAAAAGTAGTCATCGGAAAGAATAATACGGTAATTTGGACAAATGATGATTCTACGGAACATACAATATACACGGTATCAGCTCCAGCAGGGGTAACCACCTTTGGGAATGTATCATTGCAACCAGGTTCAACGTATGAATACACTTTTACAACTCCAGGTATTTACAAGTACTTCTGTAATATTCATCCCTGGATGGGTGGAGAAGTAATCGTAGAAAGCGGATAA
- a CDS encoding CBS domain-containing protein: MGVEKTKVRDISTREVVTVEPHISLVDAMNMMNLRGISRLVVIEEGGAVGIITKKDIFSFAATDVTGRPLDQVYVKEIMSQPLIIAEENEYVPEVASLMLENGISSVVLADKKNRMTGIVTKTDLVRFYMMKLAGRLKVKRIMSVPVVTVAPANSVFYAAELMRKKKVNRLVVVGGEAQIRGIVTFSDLFSVNPQLISIKVVEELSTNQEMGIHISIGPALTVEDVMKTNVVSVSEDADLAYAAKLMLERKISGIPVTSLPSVLCGIVTKSDICKVVARLSH; encoded by the coding sequence TTGGGTGTAGAGAAGACCAAGGTAAGGGATATTTCTACAAGAGAAGTTGTGACTGTAGAGCCCCATATCTCTCTCGTAGACGCCATGAATATGATGAATCTTCGAGGGATTAGCAGATTAGTAGTTATAGAGGAAGGCGGGGCTGTAGGCATAATTACAAAAAAAGACATCTTTTCATTCGCTGCAACTGATGTGACAGGAAGGCCTCTGGACCAGGTCTATGTAAAGGAAATAATGAGCCAACCACTAATAATAGCCGAAGAAAACGAATATGTCCCGGAAGTTGCTTCTCTCATGCTTGAAAATGGGATCAGCTCAGTAGTTTTGGCAGACAAAAAGAACAGAATGACTGGAATAGTGACCAAGACGGACCTCGTCAGGTTTTATATGATGAAGTTAGCGGGAAGACTGAAAGTGAAGAGGATAATGAGCGTACCAGTAGTTACTGTTGCACCTGCCAATTCGGTTTTCTATGCAGCAGAGTTGATGAGAAAAAAGAAGGTAAACAGATTGGTTGTGGTTGGTGGAGAGGCTCAAATAAGGGGTATTGTAACTTTTTCAGACCTTTTTTCTGTCAACCCCCAACTTATATCGATTAAGGTAGTCGAAGAACTCTCTACAAACCAAGAAATGGGTATCCATATTTCTATCGGTCCCGCGTTAACAGTAGAAGATGTGATGAAAACGAATGTGGTATCTGTCAGCGAGGATGCAGACCTCGCATACGCAGCTAAATTGATGCTGGAAAGAAAAATAAGCGGAATCCCGGTTACGAGCCTCCCATCTGTGCTGTGCGGAATAGTGACCAAGAGCGACATATGCAAAGTGGTTGCCCGTCTTTCACATTAA
- a CDS encoding CAP domain-containing protein, whose amino-acid sequence MPNRRAAGRLGYITICVIFTIVFFMALFVGPLSTSLFGGLVNSVQAGLGYNNGVQLSQNGSRFSLLYYNAPKPQGYSVLINYMLTLINNDRQSNGISTNVSLDFNPAAQQHAYSMLVNSYFSHWDTQGYKPYMRYTIAGGNGSVEENVAYEQYNGRFTSLSAVEDALKQLEYQMVYNDSAHQNGHRFNILDPYHNYVSIGIAYDINYVYLVQDFENEYIHWNYLPRINTNDQVALSGNFTMSKDIQMVEIFYDPIPQPLTPSQLANSPYNDGYDQGTFLGGVVPYGFQVQGGATVTASQWSINSNSFFITFSMANLVHYYGDGVYTLYVALQLNSGKQETFSSYSFFITNSTT is encoded by the coding sequence GTGCCTAACCGGAGAGCAGCAGGAAGATTAGGATACATAACAATATGTGTAATATTCACGATAGTCTTTTTCATGGCATTATTCGTAGGTCCATTATCTACATCATTGTTTGGTGGACTTGTTAACAGCGTCCAAGCAGGATTGGGCTATAACAATGGAGTTCAACTCTCACAAAACGGTTCTAGGTTCAGCTTACTTTACTACAATGCACCAAAGCCTCAGGGTTACAGTGTTCTAATCAATTATATGCTTACGCTGATAAACAACGACAGACAGAGTAACGGTATAAGCACCAACGTTTCTTTAGATTTCAACCCGGCAGCTCAACAACACGCTTATAGTATGCTGGTTAACAGCTACTTTAGTCATTGGGATACTCAGGGGTATAAGCCTTACATGAGGTATACAATCGCTGGAGGCAATGGTTCGGTTGAGGAAAATGTTGCCTATGAGCAATACAATGGACGGTTCACTTCATTATCAGCCGTAGAGGACGCTCTTAAACAGCTTGAGTATCAGATGGTCTATAACGATTCTGCTCATCAGAATGGTCACAGGTTCAATATACTCGACCCCTATCATAATTATGTATCGATAGGGATAGCTTATGATATAAACTACGTCTACCTAGTCCAAGATTTTGAGAACGAATATATCCATTGGAATTACCTTCCACGCATAAACACTAATGATCAGGTCGCTTTAAGCGGTAACTTTACAATGTCGAAGGATATCCAGATGGTAGAAATATTCTACGATCCAATTCCACAACCGCTAACGCCCTCTCAGCTTGCAAATTCTCCATATAACGACGGCTACGACCAAGGGACCTTCCTGGGCGGGGTTGTCCCTTATGGTTTTCAGGTGCAGGGCGGTGCAACTGTTACCGCATCACAATGGTCAATCAATTCAAATTCATTTTTCATAACGTTTAGCATGGCTAATCTTGTTCATTACTATGGGGATGGCGTATATACTTTGTATGTTGCTTTACAACTGAACTCTGGGAAACAGGAAACATTTAGCAGTTATAGCTTCTTCATAACTAACTCAACTACTTGA
- a CDS encoding Snf7 family protein, translating into MPKERGLKETVTNSIALLNNVIRQIDVKEAALDEKDKRIFDEIVRAKQKGQNARANMLANELSQLRRTRKNIVGSKIVIEAIIQRLETAREAGDFAANLAPAIAIVSSLKTHLASVMPEALRNLNESFQDLSSVMVESGQLSGHVPDIQLAGEEAEHIIYEAQLAAENEAKSKFPEVPSEIKQQEAEEV; encoded by the coding sequence ATGCCCAAGGAACGTGGACTGAAGGAGACAGTCACTAATTCCATAGCGCTATTGAATAATGTAATTAGACAGATAGATGTTAAGGAGGCGGCTCTTGATGAGAAGGATAAACGTATATTCGACGAAATCGTGAGAGCTAAACAGAAAGGCCAGAACGCTAGGGCTAATATGCTAGCTAACGAGTTGTCGCAGTTGAGGAGAACCAGAAAGAACATAGTAGGTTCAAAGATAGTCATTGAAGCGATAATACAGCGGCTCGAAACCGCTAGGGAGGCTGGAGACTTTGCAGCTAATCTGGCCCCTGCCATTGCTATAGTCTCATCATTGAAGACTCATTTGGCTTCAGTAATGCCAGAAGCCCTAAGAAACTTAAACGAATCATTTCAAGACTTATCGTCGGTAATGGTTGAATCAGGGCAACTTAGCGGACATGTACCAGATATCCAGCTGGCAGGAGAGGAAGCCGAGCACATCATTTACGAAGCTCAACTGGCAGCAGAAAATGAAGCGAAATCAAAGTTTCCAGAAGTTCCGTCAGAAATCAAACAGCAAGAAGCAGAGGAAGTATGA
- a CDS encoding toprim domain-containing protein: protein MKDEAARELKQIKERKEIAELLHSVIIELNRECERGALLVVEGRRDQLALQSLGLRATCFWLSNKGFSNFLNSAESSKKVILLLDYDRKGRYMFARATRILQSKRIPTDGYYRKAIKKVTKGEIVHIEQMLMYSAFLA, encoded by the coding sequence TTGAAAGATGAAGCAGCCCGCGAATTAAAGCAGATTAAAGAGAGAAAAGAAATAGCAGAGCTTCTTCATTCTGTTATCATAGAACTAAACAGAGAATGTGAACGAGGGGCACTTCTTGTAGTAGAAGGAAGAAGAGACCAGTTAGCACTACAGTCATTGGGGTTGCGAGCTACATGTTTTTGGTTATCGAATAAGGGATTCTCCAACTTTCTTAATTCAGCAGAATCTTCTAAAAAAGTCATATTACTATTAGATTATGACCGAAAAGGACGTTACATGTTTGCTAGGGCAACTAGGATTCTTCAGAGCAAGAGGATCCCAACAGATGGATATTACCGAAAAGCGATAAAAAAGGTTACAAAAGGCGAAATAGTTCATATCGAGCAGATGTTGATGTATTCTGCATTTTTAGCCTAA
- the dnaG gene encoding DNA primase DnaG yields MTDSSIVKYLIKLKFTIDGVVEKADVVGAIFGQTEGLFGPELDLNELQKNWKIGRIEINLQSKNAKTNGEVIIPASTDISTAALIAAAIESVDKVGPCAAKFELVDIEDVRASKRKLIEERAKGILKEWSSKAASEGEEVVKSVSESIKPGRVLSYGPEKLPAGPGIHDSDEVILVEGRADVINLMRAGINNTLAIGGAKVPESVVKLSKQKRTIAFLDGDRSGDLISKELQQVANVQMILRAPPGKEVEDLTPVEVLEILKKREVHEPQRIPQHTVQRGQQKSVVKIDSKIEEKIKDIYPTLKDTLEACIYDDNLKELGRIPVSELASSLEGFKGAKHIIFDGIVTQRLIDLASRNGVSTLVGFKVADNITIPNGLTVTTFWSLGLN; encoded by the coding sequence TTGACAGATTCAAGTATAGTTAAATATCTGATAAAGTTAAAGTTCACCATAGATGGTGTAGTAGAAAAGGCAGATGTTGTTGGTGCAATATTTGGCCAGACAGAAGGTCTGTTTGGACCGGAACTCGACCTAAACGAATTACAAAAGAACTGGAAGATAGGAAGAATAGAAATAAACTTGCAGTCAAAGAATGCCAAGACTAATGGTGAAGTAATAATTCCGGCTAGCACGGATATATCAACAGCTGCTTTGATAGCAGCAGCAATAGAAAGTGTTGATAAAGTTGGACCTTGCGCGGCTAAATTCGAGCTTGTTGATATCGAAGATGTCAGAGCTTCAAAAAGAAAACTGATAGAAGAAAGAGCCAAGGGAATTTTGAAGGAATGGTCATCAAAGGCGGCATCAGAAGGAGAAGAAGTAGTAAAAAGCGTCTCAGAATCCATCAAGCCTGGTAGGGTTCTTTCATATGGTCCTGAAAAGCTTCCAGCTGGACCAGGAATTCACGATTCTGACGAAGTGATACTTGTAGAAGGCAGGGCAGATGTAATCAACCTGATGAGAGCTGGAATAAACAACACGCTTGCCATAGGAGGTGCCAAAGTACCAGAATCTGTGGTTAAATTGTCAAAACAGAAACGCACCATCGCCTTCTTGGATGGTGATAGAAGTGGTGATCTCATAAGCAAAGAGCTGCAACAGGTTGCTAACGTTCAGATGATACTGAGAGCCCCTCCAGGGAAGGAAGTCGAAGATCTGACACCTGTAGAGGTGCTTGAAATATTAAAGAAAAGGGAAGTACATGAGCCGCAGCGTATTCCTCAGCACACTGTACAGAGAGGGCAGCAAAAAAGTGTTGTAAAGATAGATAGTAAAATTGAGGAGAAGATAAAGGACATATACCCAACCCTGAAAGATACACTCGAAGCATGCATTTATGACGATAACCTAAAGGAACTAGGCAGAATACCAGTAAGCGAACTAGCTTCGTCACTGGAAGGTTTCAAGGGTGCGAAGCACATAATATTCGACGGCATCGTAACACAAAGACTGATAGACTTAGCATCCAGAAACGGGGTATCGACACTTGTCGGGTTCAAAGTAGCTGATAACATAACTATTCCTAACGGATTAACCGTCACAACGTTTTGGTCCCTAGGACTGAATTAA
- a CDS encoding TIGR00269 family protein: protein MVSQKCDKCNRNVFYYRRYSGERLCSYHFSESIEDKVRKTISKYKMLRHGERVGVAVSGGKDSLSLLYILSKILPEHDSELCAITVDEGIRGYRDESLLNVKEVAERLGVELLIVSYKELFGFTQDHAMMNRTSKISSCAMCGTLRRRALDIAAKRLGLNVLATAHNLDDMIQTFLINFMNGDINRMGWTSASSQSNAFPIRRIHPFMEIYEKEAALYAFANELPVQSEHCPYMNEGIRSSIRVYLNTLEEEHPGIKYMMLKSALMISERIKSEHSKPMECSKCGLPSSGPICSACMIAMQIGSTMF from the coding sequence ATGGTCAGTCAAAAATGCGATAAATGCAACAGAAACGTGTTCTATTACAGAAGATATTCGGGTGAAAGATTGTGTTCATACCATTTCTCAGAAAGCATAGAGGATAAAGTAAGAAAGACAATCTCCAAATACAAAATGCTAAGGCACGGCGAAAGAGTAGGAGTTGCAGTCTCTGGAGGAAAGGATAGTCTGAGTTTGCTCTACATTTTATCAAAGATTCTTCCTGAACATGACTCCGAACTTTGCGCAATAACAGTCGATGAAGGGATTAGAGGATACAGGGATGAATCGCTTTTGAACGTTAAAGAAGTGGCTGAGAGGCTGGGGGTAGAATTACTCATTGTAAGCTATAAGGAGTTGTTTGGTTTTACACAAGACCATGCAATGATGAATAGAACGAGCAAAATCTCCTCATGTGCCATGTGTGGAACTCTTAGACGAAGGGCCCTTGACATCGCTGCAAAGAGATTAGGCCTGAATGTTTTGGCCACAGCACATAATCTTGACGATATGATACAGACCTTTCTTATCAACTTCATGAACGGAGATATAAATAGGATGGGTTGGACATCCGCCTCTTCTCAGTCGAATGCGTTTCCGATCAGAAGGATACATCCTTTCATGGAGATATACGAGAAAGAAGCTGCGCTCTACGCTTTTGCGAACGAACTACCAGTACAGTCAGAACATTGCCCATACATGAATGAAGGAATAAGGAGCAGCATAAGGGTTTATCTGAACACCCTTGAAGAAGAACATCCAGGAATAAAGTATATGATGCTCAAATCTGCCTTAATGATATCTGAGAGAATCAAATCTGAACACAGTAAACCCATGGAATGTTCGAAATGCGGACTTCCCTCATCCGGTCCTATATGCAGTGCATGTATGATAGCGATGCAAATAGGTTCAACCATGTTTTAA
- the nth gene encoding endonuclease III yields the protein MVKAKQAEGTVRQVEVEDMLNKIRKMLDETRNKRKTALAELKREEGGDPFKILIGTILSHRTRDENTTIATSNLFRRYPTPQDLAKADVSDVKNLIKTVGFHNTKAKNIVHVAKQIIDEFGGKVPDNIEDLMKLKSVGRKTANCVLVYGYGIPAIPVDTHVHRISNRLGIVKTSKPEETEQELTLKIPRQYWLEINDLFVRFGQTICRPVGPKCETCLLKKECIYYKEVFLKQTSRKEIDPKHYR from the coding sequence TTGGTCAAGGCAAAGCAAGCGGAAGGAACAGTACGCCAAGTAGAAGTAGAAGATATGTTAAATAAAATTAGAAAGATGCTAGATGAGACTCGCAACAAAAGAAAAACTGCTTTAGCTGAATTAAAAAGAGAAGAAGGCGGGGACCCATTCAAGATTCTTATCGGTACAATCTTATCGCACAGAACAAGAGATGAAAATACAACCATAGCAACTTCAAATCTCTTTAGAAGATATCCAACGCCGCAAGATTTGGCCAAGGCTGACGTGAGCGATGTTAAAAATCTGATAAAGACAGTGGGTTTTCACAATACAAAGGCCAAGAACATAGTTCACGTGGCCAAACAGATAATAGATGAATTTGGCGGTAAGGTTCCCGATAACATCGAAGATTTAATGAAGTTGAAGTCGGTCGGGAGAAAGACAGCCAACTGCGTATTAGTCTATGGATATGGTATACCAGCCATACCTGTGGATACTCATGTACATAGGATATCCAACAGACTTGGAATAGTCAAAACATCCAAACCCGAAGAAACGGAACAAGAATTAACACTCAAAATTCCAAGGCAATACTGGTTAGAAATAAACGACCTGTTTGTAAGGTTCGGCCAGACTATCTGTAGACCAGTTGGACCAAAATGCGAGACATGTCTTCTCAAGAAAGAGTGTATATACTATAAAGAAGTCTTCTTAAAACAGACTTCAAGAAAAGAGATTGATCCAAAGCATTACAGATAA
- a CDS encoding MFS transporter gives MENQLKLSILSFLSEVAVVTLAVYLPYRAFQLGADSLTAGLVGGTSSIVYMFMPLMMGRLSDRFGAKRVFLIGSFLLFLVSLSYFLLTNLNLIIIMRVIEGLGWAMVWPPLESMVSSDSTNTYKSLARFNMSWGLGATLAPSLGAMIEGELNLRYTLLFASICMLITLSIAPTLRTNVTHTAKSDNFVTRQRHFVLTPLYFTSMYGVATTVITTFFPKYASVNALNVIEWGGIISSFLFARLVAFTLAERIRRRIGIKNMFAPFSFMSLVFPTTAIFEGSNFPFLLMSSMVTGFSTGLVYSAALNKVMIDTYGGKGGAAGMFESSIGMGSFLGPLLAGAIAARELWAFLLVPVATMLICGLLGVIKKESLSINSSS, from the coding sequence ATGGAGAACCAACTAAAGCTCAGCATTCTTTCGTTCCTGTCTGAAGTGGCAGTAGTTACACTTGCAGTTTACTTACCATACAGGGCATTTCAGCTGGGAGCTGATAGCTTAACCGCAGGTCTGGTAGGCGGAACTAGCTCTATTGTCTACATGTTCATGCCTCTGATGATGGGTAGATTGTCTGATAGGTTCGGTGCAAAGAGAGTCTTTCTAATAGGTTCCTTCTTGCTGTTTCTGGTCTCATTATCATACTTTTTGCTCACAAACCTAAATCTTATTATAATAATGAGAGTGATTGAAGGATTAGGCTGGGCAATGGTCTGGCCACCACTGGAATCAATGGTCAGTTCTGATTCCACAAACACGTACAAAAGCCTTGCAAGATTCAACATGTCATGGGGATTGGGTGCAACTTTAGCCCCAAGCTTGGGAGCCATGATAGAAGGTGAGTTGAATCTAAGATATACGCTACTGTTCGCTTCGATCTGTATGTTGATAACTCTTTCCATTGCTCCGACCCTACGCACCAACGTAACTCATACAGCAAAAAGCGACAATTTTGTAACCAGACAAAGGCATTTTGTGCTGACACCGCTTTACTTTACCAGTATGTATGGTGTAGCCACGACGGTAATAACAACCTTCTTCCCAAAGTATGCTTCAGTAAACGCATTGAATGTGATCGAATGGGGAGGAATCATTTCGTCTTTTCTGTTTGCTAGACTTGTTGCATTCACCCTAGCTGAAAGAATTAGGCGTAGAATAGGCATAAAGAACATGTTTGCACCGTTTTCATTTATGTCTCTTGTATTTCCAACAACTGCAATATTTGAAGGATCTAACTTTCCCTTTTTGCTTATGTCGTCGATGGTCACAGGGTTCAGCACAGGTTTGGTCTATTCGGCTGCTCTGAACAAAGTAATGATTGATACATATGGCGGAAAAGGAGGAGCTGCTGGAATGTTTGAATCTTCGATAGGTATGGGTTCGTTTCTAGGACCACTACTCGCAGGTGCCATCGCAGCCAGGGAGCTCTGGGCATTTCTTCTAGTTCCTGTAGCTACTATGTTGATATGTGGCCTGCTGGGCGTGATAAAGAAGGAATCACTTTCTATCAACTCTTCTTCTTAG
- the cdd gene encoding cytidine deaminase, producing MKGRSSVLDKMKKVALESMNRAYSPYSGIKVGASILDDRGKVYSGCNVENASYGLTICAERVAAVKAVSSGSRCFRSVLIVSSLEGFTYPCGACRQFLAEFSCKDRGIDVVLLSRDGKTRVIELENLLPNAFMTKKKS from the coding sequence TTGAAAGGGCGATCTTCAGTTCTGGATAAGATGAAAAAGGTAGCCTTGGAATCCATGAATAGGGCATACTCTCCGTATTCGGGAATAAAGGTGGGTGCTTCAATTCTGGACGACAGGGGCAAAGTGTATTCTGGTTGTAACGTAGAGAATGCTTCATATGGACTTACCATATGTGCAGAAAGGGTTGCTGCAGTAAAAGCTGTATCATCAGGGTCTAGATGTTTTCGTTCTGTGCTTATCGTTTCTAGCTTAGAAGGGTTTACATATCCATGCGGGGCATGCAGACAGTTTCTCGCCGAATTTTCCTGCAAAGACCGAGGGATTGATGTTGTACTGCTTTCAAGAGACGGGAAAACTAGGGTGATAGAACTTGAGAATCTTTTACCAAATGCATTTATGACTAAGAAGAAGAGTTGA
- a CDS encoding SCP2 sterol-binding domain-containing protein translates to MVYPNNQDLLTKLKSLADRNFPKFQNQLPAEEQVYVLKTNEGLSVVIRLSRNGISVQEGEFANPISTLTMASSDLDQMLSGQLDAVKAFLAGKIKIQGDVFKTMALNNILKGG, encoded by the coding sequence ATGGTCTATCCAAATAATCAGGATTTATTGACCAAGTTGAAATCCCTTGCTGATCGCAATTTTCCGAAATTCCAGAACCAGCTACCTGCAGAAGAACAGGTTTATGTCCTGAAGACCAATGAAGGGCTGTCTGTAGTTATCAGGCTCAGCAGGAACGGAATTTCAGTGCAGGAAGGGGAGTTCGCTAACCCAATATCTACCCTAACAATGGCCTCTTCTGATTTGGATCAGATGTTATCAGGCCAGCTTGATGCTGTGAAGGCTTTTTTAGCTGGTAAGATAAAAATCCAAGGCGATGTGTTCAAGACGATGGCCCTGAACAATATACTGAAAGGTGGTTAA
- a CDS encoding 3-hydroxyacyl-CoA dehydrogenase NAD-binding domain-containing protein, producing MIEGPAEVAVIGAGTMGHGIAEVSAIAGLKVHLNDVDNRFLEDAKRKIEESLKKLQVKNQLKENSEDVARRISYELDISKAVSSADLVIEAVPEKIDLKLQIFKKLDMYTKKTCVLATNTSSLPITEISSAVSDPKRVVGIHFFNPPVLMKLIEIISGEYTSPQVLEYAGKFSDLLGKKHVVVRKDVPGFIVNRILVRFMSTARLLVENRLASIEEVDSALKYRAGLPMGVFELADYIGLDVVYFVERALSERGFTVPKDNLLEPKVKNNNLGMKTGSGFYTYSKDRPRAAIREELSNSISPSIVLSPAINEASWLISNDVTTRDDIDTSTVLGLGFQKGLLRMADEWGVDIIIESLNHLKEKLHLAWLEPQPLLLRMKEENKLGRKTGIGFYNYT from the coding sequence TTGATTGAGGGTCCTGCAGAGGTTGCTGTTATCGGAGCCGGGACTATGGGGCACGGTATAGCTGAAGTCTCGGCTATAGCAGGACTCAAGGTTCACTTGAACGATGTAGATAACAGGTTTCTAGAAGATGCAAAGAGAAAGATAGAAGAGAGTTTGAAGAAGTTACAAGTAAAGAATCAGCTGAAAGAAAATTCTGAAGACGTAGCAAGAAGAATATCATATGAATTAGATATATCTAAAGCAGTCTCATCTGCCGATTTGGTGATAGAAGCCGTTCCTGAAAAGATAGACCTTAAACTACAAATATTCAAGAAGCTCGATATGTATACGAAAAAAACATGTGTTCTGGCTACAAATACCAGCAGTTTACCTATTACAGAGATTTCGTCAGCAGTTTCTGATCCCAAGAGAGTGGTTGGAATTCATTTCTTTAACCCTCCTGTCCTGATGAAGCTAATAGAAATAATTTCAGGAGAATACACTTCTCCGCAGGTTCTGGAGTATGCAGGCAAATTCTCTGACTTGCTTGGTAAAAAACACGTAGTAGTAAGGAAGGACGTACCCGGCTTCATAGTAAACAGAATACTCGTCAGATTTATGAGCACCGCTAGGCTTTTGGTTGAGAACCGTCTGGCTTCTATCGAAGAAGTCGATTCAGCCCTAAAATATAGAGCAGGTCTGCCAATGGGAGTCTTTGAATTAGCTGACTACATAGGACTTGATGTGGTATATTTTGTTGAAAGAGCACTGTCAGAAAGAGGCTTTACTGTACCCAAGGATAATCTGCTAGAACCAAAAGTGAAGAACAATAACTTAGGAATGAAGACAGGGTCTGGCTTCTACACTTACAGTAAGGATAGACCTAGGGCTGCGATAAGGGAGGAGCTTTCTAACAGCATATCTCCCTCCATAGTGTTATCTCCCGCTATTAATGAAGCATCATGGTTAATCTCCAACGATGTCACTACAAGAGATGACATAGATACTTCAACTGTACTTGGGCTTGGATTTCAAAAAGGGTTGCTCAGAATGGCTGACGAATGGGGAGTAGACATAATAATAGAAAGTCTAAACCACCTTAAGGAAAAGTTGCATTTAGCATGGCTAGAACCGCAGCCATTGCTTCTCAGAATGAAGGAAGAAAACAAACTGGGCCGAAAGACTGGAATCGGATTTTACAATTATACCTGA
- the hsp14 gene encoding archaeal heat shock protein Hsp14, giving the protein MQTVWRDLVREVSTRSRDLYEFLYPAIDMYEDGNDLVVAMDLPGFDKKKIKTRLTQDTLTVTASREPEEYDGISYWEQRPLKVHRTIKLPVKVETEEENLVATAKYEDGVLRIRLPIKGVGKVNLT; this is encoded by the coding sequence ATGCAGACAGTTTGGAGAGATTTGGTTAGAGAAGTAAGTACAAGATCCAGAGACCTTTACGAGTTTCTATATCCTGCTATAGATATGTATGAGGATGGTAACGACCTTGTCGTAGCCATGGACCTGCCAGGCTTTGACAAGAAGAAAATAAAAACACGTCTGACGCAGGACACTCTGACCGTGACCGCGTCTAGAGAGCCTGAAGAGTATGACGGGATAAGCTACTGGGAGCAGAGACCATTAAAAGTTCACAGGACTATAAAACTGCCAGTCAAAGTGGAAACCGAAGAGGAAAATCTTGTAGCAACAGCCAAGTATGAAGACGGTGTGCTCAGGATAAGGCTCCCGATAAAGGGTGTAGGCAAAGTCAATCTGACCTAG